One segment of Nostoc piscinale CENA21 DNA contains the following:
- a CDS encoding shikimate kinase: MSSLLQGVSLYLIGMMGAGKTTVGRLLAQQLGYGFVDTDDVITQATGRTINQLFAEEGEAAFRQLESDVLAQISAHLKLTVATGGGIVLRRENWSYLRHGLIVWLDVPVELLYTRLAEDTTRPLLQDPDPQGKLRSLLEQRQPLYAQADLHIIVNEGETPEQIANRVMEAIPSVLKTTASHQNVEN, encoded by the coding sequence GTGAGCAGCTTATTGCAAGGAGTCAGCCTATACTTGATTGGTATGATGGGCGCTGGCAAAACAACGGTAGGACGTTTACTAGCACAGCAGTTGGGTTATGGGTTTGTGGATACTGATGATGTGATTACTCAAGCCACAGGTAGAACCATCAATCAGTTATTTGCTGAAGAAGGAGAAGCTGCATTCCGCCAGTTGGAAAGTGATGTATTGGCACAAATTAGCGCCCATCTTAAATTGACTGTAGCTACAGGTGGCGGCATTGTGCTGCGGCGAGAAAATTGGAGTTACTTGCGCCACGGTTTAATTGTCTGGCTAGATGTACCCGTGGAACTACTCTATACTCGCTTGGCGGAAGATACCACAAGACCATTACTGCAAGATCCTGATCCCCAAGGTAAATTGCGATCGCTCCTCGAACAACGCCAACCACTCTACGCCCAAGCTGATTTACATATCATCGTCAACGAAGGTGAAACACCAGAACAAATCGCTAACAGAGTTATGGAAGCAATTCCTAGCGTTTTGAAAACTACTGCATCTCATCAGAATGTAGAAAATTGA
- a CDS encoding NB-ARC domain-containing protein, with protein MITPDANQAEEEFFEAKNNWELEKLYVDLASTKGKALTPVEKKFLRGLLCGCSPAEIASIVYQSRSSSTVRVYLSNGLYKYIEEMLSNAAGYSVKVKNWSRVTYLLEKAGYKKIRFQLSAAIIPQQTQTTPQTELVTTPAKLVQDWGEAIDVSIFHGRTTELAKTQQWILQEGCRLLLLLGMGGIGKTAFSVKLAQEIKHQFDYVIWRSLRLAPAPEQIIEQLIQTLLPTAETVISETIEGRISQLIDFLRHNKCLIILDNLDAVLASNDIDANLTVSHHGIKNHVPAFILPQIQYRSGYEIYGEFIRRIGESQHQSCLILTSREKIPEIVALEGNTLPVRSFRLTGLNQSESLSLLKYKGLFNISEEKFRILSEQYAGNPLFLKLVATTIQDLFAGNVDEFIQQGTVVFGEIRTILDQQFNRLSQLEKHMMYWLAMNNNAVSVRQLQKNTIPGLSPRLSQRLILEAVDLLHKRSLLEKATSTPIEQQASSFSLTVVLMEYIVERLIEENLKLSDEQESYFLMSQTIFAAHLKNHIKQSRLNAEI; from the coding sequence ATGATAACACCAGATGCAAATCAAGCAGAAGAAGAATTTTTTGAGGCTAAAAATAATTGGGAGTTAGAAAAGTTATACGTAGATTTAGCTTCCACAAAAGGTAAGGCCTTAACACCTGTAGAAAAGAAATTCTTGAGAGGTTTACTGTGTGGTTGTAGTCCGGCGGAAATTGCCAGTATAGTTTATCAAAGTCGTAGTAGTAGTACCGTTAGAGTTTATTTGTCTAATGGTTTATACAAGTATATAGAAGAAATGCTGAGTAATGCTGCTGGCTACTCAGTGAAAGTGAAAAATTGGAGCCGTGTAACTTATTTACTTGAGAAAGCTGGGTATAAGAAAATCAGGTTTCAATTATCAGCAGCCATCATTCCCCAACAAACACAAACGACTCCACAGACAGAGTTAGTCACAACTCCTGCTAAGTTGGTTCAAGATTGGGGTGAGGCAATTGATGTTAGTATTTTTCATGGGCGCACCACAGAACTAGCAAAAACTCAGCAGTGGATTTTGCAAGAAGGCTGTCGCTTGCTCTTGCTATTAGGGATGGGTGGTATTGGTAAGACTGCTTTCTCGGTAAAGTTGGCACAAGAAATTAAACATCAGTTCGATTATGTTATCTGGCGATCGCTACGTCTTGCCCCTGCCCCAGAGCAGATAATTGAACAGTTAATTCAGACTTTATTACCTACCGCCGAGACAGTAATTTCAGAAACTATAGAAGGGCGCATCTCTCAATTGATAGATTTTCTGCGACATAATAAATGTTTAATTATTTTAGATAATTTGGATGCGGTTTTAGCGAGTAATGATATTGATGCTAATTTAACAGTTAGTCACCACGGGATAAAGAATCATGTTCCTGCTTTTATCCTGCCGCAAATTCAATATCGTTCAGGCTATGAAATCTATGGTGAATTTATCAGGCGAATAGGTGAGTCTCAGCATCAAAGTTGCTTAATATTAACCAGCAGAGAAAAAATTCCAGAGATTGTAGCTTTAGAAGGGAACACATTACCCGTGCGCTCTTTCAGATTAACTGGTTTAAATCAATCAGAAAGTCTGTCACTTCTAAAATATAAAGGGTTATTCAATATATCAGAAGAAAAATTCCGCATCTTGTCAGAACAATATGCAGGCAATCCCTTATTTCTCAAATTAGTAGCGACAACAATTCAAGATTTATTTGCGGGTAATGTTGACGAGTTTATTCAGCAGGGAACCGTAGTTTTTGGCGAAATTCGCACCATATTAGACCAACAGTTTAATCGTTTGTCGCAGTTAGAAAAGCACATGATGTACTGGTTGGCAATGAATAATAATGCTGTTTCAGTGCGACAATTGCAGAAAAACACCATACCAGGATTGTCGCCTAGATTGTCGCAAAGATTAATCTTGGAAGCTGTCGATTTGTTGCATAAGCGATCGCTACTTGAAAAGGCTACATCTACGCCCATCGAACAACAAGCTTCTAGCTTTTCGCTAACTGTGGTGTTAATGGAGTATATCGTTGAACGGTTAATTGAGGAAAACTTAAAATTAAGTGACGAACAAGAAAGCTACTTTTTAATGAGTCAGACGATTTTTGCAGCCCACCTCAAAAACCATATCAAACAAAGTCGCTTGAATGCCGAGATTTAA
- a CDS encoding flavin prenyltransferase UbiX: MSHHTKPLIIGVSGASGLIYAVRALKYLLAADYEIELVASKSTYMVWQAEQEIKMPSEPAQQEQFWREQAGVPVAGKLCCHPWSDVGANIASGSFRTLGMIIIPCSMSTVAKIAAGLSSDLLERAADVQLKEGRKLVIVPRETPFSLIHLRNLTTLAEAGVRVVPAIPAWYHNPQTIEDLVDFVVARTLDQLEIDCIPIQRWQGRK; this comes from the coding sequence GTGTCACATCACACCAAGCCGTTAATCATTGGCGTATCAGGAGCATCTGGGCTAATTTATGCCGTTCGCGCTCTCAAGTATTTGCTTGCTGCTGACTATGAAATTGAATTAGTTGCCTCTAAATCAACTTACATGGTTTGGCAAGCAGAACAGGAAATTAAGATGCCGTCCGAACCAGCGCAACAAGAGCAATTCTGGCGCGAACAAGCAGGAGTACCTGTTGCCGGCAAACTATGCTGTCATCCTTGGAGTGATGTGGGAGCCAATATCGCCAGTGGCTCCTTTCGCACTTTGGGGATGATTATTATTCCCTGTAGTATGAGTACAGTTGCCAAGATTGCTGCTGGCTTGAGTTCCGACTTACTGGAAAGGGCTGCCGATGTCCAACTCAAAGAAGGGCGTAAACTAGTGATTGTCCCCCGTGAAACTCCCTTTAGCCTGATTCATCTGCGGAACTTAACCACCTTGGCAGAAGCAGGAGTAAGAGTTGTACCAGCCATTCCCGCTTGGTATCACAACCCCCAAACTATCGAGGATTTGGTAGATTTCGTTGTTGCCAGGACTTTAGATCAATTGGAGATTGACTGCATCCCGATTCAACGATGGCAAGGAAGAAAGTAA
- a CDS encoding ribonuclease R family protein yields MEFSIATLLANFTDDKLVARKVLEKKLGCEDEDSLEKLHIALDVLEKIGILVKERGKYRRVFEEGVIEAKLRCSSKGFCFAIQDVEGAEDIYIRESHLSNAWNGDRVLVRVLKEGSRRRSPEGEVKLILERSNHTLLARIKQVESGFRAVPLDDRLLFELKLQTAGMTLAEAIDHLAHVEVLRYPLAQYPPLGRVVQILGSDAEAAADIDLVTCKHDLSRNFSEAVQEAAAKLPKRILKADIKTRLDLRSLFTLAITGINTDAKLVENALSLEKTNKGWRLGFHIADVSHFIQPDEILDREALKRGRSVYLGDLVLPMLPDTVADRCSLATGSDRLTLSFLITIDPTSGEVEEWEIQPSVINVDTAINKDKAEAVLSGQPSKESEEVIQLLQNLEGLHQVVKQARLARGSLQLNLPPNQNPYFDEGMLGAVVVNNLTVRSLLTEFTLLVNQLMAEHLSALGIPAIWRVQGAPDPEDVQEMLKLAINLGVELTLEPDADIQPLDYQLLTRAFAESPSEQVLTYLLQDTLKPAAYSTTKGSHFGLALAQYTHCTSPLRRYPDLLLQRVYYRLIEHGRDRRTTRVKDRVNLRHSSSHIEVSWNVLPPELQQELQSDLTRVIIQLNDREKEVQEAEADLAGLQKAQLMKQRIGQVFQGVITGVQSYGFFVEIEVPTTDSPKQKHPSAPLRVEGLVHVSSLKDDWYEYRARQQALFGRKNRASYRLGDRVSVQVKSVDYYRQQIDLVTVGSDGLPKGLGNSGLNDDRDDIYLSRDLEPSDLEPYADDE; encoded by the coding sequence ATGGAATTTTCAATCGCTACACTCCTTGCCAATTTCACCGATGATAAATTGGTAGCTCGGAAAGTTTTAGAAAAGAAACTTGGCTGCGAAGATGAGGATAGTTTAGAAAAGCTGCATATTGCCTTGGATGTTCTCGAAAAAATCGGAATTTTGGTCAAAGAACGGGGCAAATATCGCCGCGTCTTTGAAGAAGGCGTGATCGAAGCTAAACTCCGCTGTTCTAGTAAGGGCTTTTGTTTTGCAATTCAAGATGTAGAAGGCGCTGAAGATATCTACATCCGCGAAAGTCATTTAAGTAATGCGTGGAATGGCGATCGCGTTTTAGTAAGAGTTCTTAAAGAAGGCAGTCGTCGGCGTTCTCCCGAAGGCGAAGTTAAGTTAATTTTAGAACGTTCTAATCACACTTTATTAGCCCGGATTAAACAAGTAGAAAGTGGTTTTCGCGCCGTACCTTTAGATGATCGCCTGCTGTTTGAACTCAAGTTGCAAACAGCTGGGATGACTTTAGCCGAAGCTATCGACCATCTCGCCCATGTGGAAGTGCTGCGTTATCCTTTAGCACAATATCCCCCCCTGGGAAGGGTCGTGCAAATTTTAGGTAGCGATGCGGAAGCCGCCGCCGATATTGATTTGGTGACTTGTAAACATGATTTATCCCGCAATTTTTCCGAAGCAGTACAAGAAGCAGCTGCTAAGTTACCGAAACGCATCCTGAAAGCTGATATCAAAACCAGATTAGATTTACGCAGTTTATTTACCTTGGCAATTACGGGGATCAATACTGATGCCAAGTTAGTAGAAAATGCTTTGAGTTTGGAAAAAACTAACAAAGGTTGGCGTTTAGGCTTTCACATTGCCGATGTTTCTCACTTCATTCAGCCCGATGAAATTTTAGATAGGGAAGCCTTGAAGCGCGGCCGTTCTGTGTACTTGGGTGATTTAGTATTGCCTATGTTACCAGACACTGTAGCTGATCGCTGTTCTTTAGCGACGGGAAGCGATCGCCTCACACTTTCATTCTTAATTACCATCGACCCAACATCCGGGGAAGTGGAAGAATGGGAAATTCAGCCAAGTGTGATTAATGTCGATACAGCCATTAATAAAGACAAAGCGGAAGCAGTTCTCAGTGGTCAACCTTCCAAGGAATCTGAGGAAGTTATTCAGTTATTGCAAAACCTGGAAGGTTTACACCAAGTTGTCAAACAAGCACGCCTAGCCCGTGGTAGCTTACAGTTAAACTTGCCACCCAATCAAAACCCTTACTTTGATGAAGGAATGTTAGGTGCGGTGGTGGTGAATAATTTAACTGTGCGATCGCTCCTCACAGAGTTTACGCTATTAGTCAATCAACTAATGGCAGAACATCTGAGTGCGTTAGGCATTCCCGCGATTTGGCGAGTCCAAGGCGCACCTGATCCCGAAGATGTCCAAGAAATGCTCAAACTGGCAATTAATTTGGGTGTGGAACTGACATTAGAACCCGACGCGGATATCCAACCCTTAGATTACCAGTTATTAACGCGAGCCTTTGCCGAATCACCTTCCGAACAGGTGTTAACTTATTTGTTGCAAGATACCCTCAAACCAGCCGCCTACAGCACCACCAAAGGCAGTCATTTTGGCTTGGCACTAGCGCAATATACCCACTGTACTTCGCCCTTACGCCGCTATCCTGATTTGCTCTTGCAACGAGTTTACTACCGACTGATTGAACATGGACGCGATCGCCGTACTACCCGCGTTAAAGACCGCGTTAACCTGCGTCATTCATCTTCCCACATCGAAGTCAGCTGGAACGTCTTACCGCCCGAATTGCAACAAGAACTGCAAAGCGATTTAACCAGGGTAATCATTCAACTCAACGACCGCGAAAAAGAAGTCCAAGAAGCCGAAGCTGACTTGGCAGGGTTGCAAAAAGCCCAACTGATGAAACAGCGCATCGGGCAAGTCTTCCAAGGCGTAATTACTGGTGTGCAGTCCTACGGGTTCTTTGTGGAAATTGAAGTCCCAACCACAGACTCACCCAAACAAAAACATCCCAGTGCGCCATTGCGGGTGGAAGGATTAGTCCACGTTAGTTCATTAAAAGATGACTGGTATGAATATCGCGCCAGACAACAAGCCTTATTTGGTCGAAAAAATCGCGCTTCTTACAGATTAGGCGATCGTGTATCAGTCCAAGTGAAAAGTGTCGATTACTACCGCCAACAAATTGATTTAGTCACCGTTGGCAGTGATGGACTACCTAAAGGCTTAGGTAATTCTGGTCTTAACGATGACCGAGATGACATTTATTTGTCCCGTGACCTTGAACCTAGCGATTTAGAACCTTATGCTGATGATGAATAA